In Gemmata obscuriglobus, a single genomic region encodes these proteins:
- a CDS encoding helix-turn-helix domain-containing protein: protein MSTTARKSSVPAPKPQEEAAPKPKWGPFTEKFGGTVRDAGVTAVPRVLLTGLAALKLKPMECVVLLQLISCWGDAKTCPHPKRKTLREWLGCDKRTLDRAIAGLVKKKLLTKTMRARRGRRRSNEYDLSGLVEQLKPLGRRALDEKKKYAALRAAAAL, encoded by the coding sequence ATGTCGACGACCGCACGCAAGTCGTCCGTCCCTGCGCCGAAGCCGCAGGAGGAGGCCGCCCCGAAGCCGAAATGGGGGCCGTTCACCGAGAAGTTCGGTGGTACCGTCCGTGACGCCGGCGTGACGGCGGTGCCGCGCGTCCTTCTGACCGGGTTGGCCGCCCTCAAGCTCAAGCCGATGGAGTGCGTCGTGCTGCTCCAACTCATCTCGTGCTGGGGTGACGCGAAGACCTGCCCGCATCCCAAACGCAAGACGCTTCGCGAGTGGCTCGGCTGCGACAAGCGGACGCTCGACCGCGCCATCGCCGGGCTGGTCAAGAAGAAGCTGCTGACCAAAACCATGCGTGCCCGGCGGGGCCGGCGGCGGAGCAACGAGTACGACCTGTCCGGCTTGGTCGAGCAGTTGAAGCCGCTTGGCCGCCGCGCACTTGATGAAAAGAAGAAGTACGCCGCCCTGCGCGCCGCGGCGGCCCTGTAA
- a CDS encoding DUF4058 family protein: protein MPLHDHFRPPGNRLPWRPLHNGWISELATRINSHLPDGYLALDAISIDGGLEVDVGIEEEFEPEAGDEEPGDTGGTAVATARTIYTPPPATATAHYQFPEVIELRVTSERDGRLVGAIEMVSPGNKDRGAKRDMFIAKCLDYLAGGACVVIVDVITSRRANLHNEIIERLGGPESLVLPEEANLYAATYRPIVRKKKFDIDVWVTPVLVGGELPTMPMRVVAGLFVPVELEAAYAAACRGRKFNV, encoded by the coding sequence ATGCCGCTGCACGATCACTTCCGCCCGCCCGGAAACCGGCTGCCTTGGCGCCCACTGCACAACGGGTGGATTTCGGAACTCGCAACCCGCATCAACTCGCACCTACCCGACGGGTACCTTGCGCTCGACGCCATTAGCATTGACGGCGGCTTGGAGGTGGATGTCGGCATTGAGGAAGAGTTCGAACCCGAGGCGGGTGACGAAGAGCCGGGCGACACTGGCGGAACGGCGGTTGCAACGGCCCGGACAATCTACACGCCGCCCCCAGCTACCGCGACCGCTCACTACCAGTTTCCGGAGGTGATCGAGTTGCGCGTCACGTCCGAGCGGGACGGGCGGCTCGTTGGCGCGATCGAGATGGTGAGCCCGGGGAACAAGGACCGCGGGGCCAAACGCGACATGTTCATCGCCAAATGCCTCGACTATTTGGCGGGCGGGGCGTGTGTGGTGATTGTGGACGTAATCACCTCGCGCCGGGCGAATTTGCACAACGAGATCATCGAGCGGCTTGGCGGTCCCGAATCCCTCGTCTTGCCCGAAGAAGCAAACCTCTACGCCGCAACGTACCGTCCGATCGTACGGAAGAAGAAGTTCGACATCGACGTGTGGGTGACCCCGGTCCTTGTCGGAGGGGAACTGCCGACGATGCCGATGCGGGTGGTCGCGGGGCTGTTCGTACCCGTCGAACTCGAAGCCGCCTACGCCGCTGCCTGCCGCGGCCGGAAGTTCAACGTATGA
- a CDS encoding DUF3800 domain-containing protein yields the protein MPTFIDESGDTGRNPDPANCHFRLAAVWIPSHDVAESFRECVRRARVRLGLRRDYEFKFSKTWSHPEYRAAFFGAAMEHEFRFAVSSLDKRCEQWRTAGKGEFHWASAVYLASSLRTTYVSAQAALATTGSRSPLKDLVVVDDNKDADFLDAVKVAFRGLGSACEPKQFLIGKVRFRGSEPDELVQLVDMVCGAYGAHEDGDSTWYQMIATRDVGTAPPRQGC from the coding sequence ATGCCCACCTTTATCGACGAGTCCGGCGACACCGGCCGCAACCCGGATCCGGCCAACTGCCACTTTCGCCTTGCCGCGGTCTGGATCCCCTCGCATGATGTCGCCGAGTCGTTCCGCGAGTGCGTCCGGCGGGCGCGGGTGCGCCTGGGGTTGCGGAGGGATTACGAGTTTAAGTTTTCGAAGACGTGGTCGCACCCGGAGTACCGCGCCGCCTTCTTCGGTGCCGCCATGGAACACGAGTTCCGCTTCGCGGTCTCGTCCCTCGACAAACGCTGCGAGCAGTGGCGCACGGCTGGTAAGGGCGAGTTCCACTGGGCTTCGGCGGTTTACCTCGCATCCAGCCTGCGGACCACCTACGTGTCGGCACAGGCCGCGCTGGCGACGACCGGCTCACGCTCGCCGCTCAAAGATCTGGTAGTCGTTGACGACAACAAGGACGCTGATTTCCTTGATGCTGTGAAGGTCGCCTTCCGCGGTCTAGGCTCGGCGTGCGAGCCGAAGCAGTTCCTGATCGGTAAGGTTCGTTTCCGCGGCTCCGAGCCCGACGAACTGGTTCAGCTCGTCGATATGGTTTGCGGGGCTTACGGGGCGCACGAGGACGGAGACAGTACGTGGTATCAGATGATTGCCACGCGGGATGTGGGTACGGCACCGCCGCGTCAGGGGTGCTGA
- a CDS encoding VWA domain-containing protein, with protein sequence MDSQEAQTPGGIVHTYQRYDPVNFPSPTAPPPDVVSPMMEHMLEFGDLDEFTEEQLANAIRLDASQIANLGPSINALKEMLLERKRKILATYETGAAQKAAAKAFRDAAQQVTPPKKLAGDFRRAVKDEQIADLETLYFREGNDSSPFARALVPLVERLGDKYQVDELAGKYAFTGREKMSVPTALEVKEELEAIDELLKQLDEAKKTAQLAIIDMEQLEKFAEPGDIEGLQALQQQIEDYIKEQAEKQGLEGDGAGKFRLTPKALRLFQSKILTQIFSDMQASRTGRHPDAVQGEGAVESPKTKPYEFGDSVSQMDIPASMVNALLRAGPGLPVRMKPDDILIHRTRVNPKAATCVLLDMSGSMRYDGQYVNVKRMGLALDGLIRSEYPGDFLQFIEMYTFAKPRHVSEIAGLMPKPVTIFSPVVRLKQDMSNPNASEFRIPHHFTNIQHALQTARRFLTNQDTPNKQVVLITDGLPTAHFEGSTVFMLYPPDPRTEEATMREALLCARDGITINIFLLQNWNQSHEDVQFAYRMAQATKGRVVFTAGRELDRFVVWDYIKRRKQIVSG encoded by the coding sequence ATGGACAGCCAAGAAGCACAGACCCCGGGCGGGATCGTTCACACCTACCAGCGGTACGACCCGGTGAACTTCCCGTCGCCGACCGCGCCCCCGCCCGACGTTGTGTCGCCGATGATGGAGCACATGCTCGAGTTCGGCGACCTGGACGAGTTCACGGAAGAGCAACTCGCGAACGCCATCCGCCTCGACGCCTCGCAGATCGCCAACCTCGGTCCGAGCATCAACGCGCTCAAAGAGATGCTCCTGGAGCGCAAGCGAAAAATCCTCGCCACCTACGAAACGGGTGCCGCCCAGAAGGCGGCGGCAAAAGCGTTTCGTGACGCCGCGCAACAGGTCACGCCACCCAAGAAGCTCGCGGGCGATTTCCGGCGGGCGGTGAAGGACGAACAGATCGCCGACCTCGAAACCTTGTACTTCCGGGAAGGTAACGACAGTTCCCCCTTCGCGAGGGCGCTGGTGCCGCTCGTGGAGCGCTTGGGGGACAAGTACCAGGTTGACGAACTCGCGGGCAAGTACGCGTTCACCGGGCGCGAGAAGATGAGCGTCCCCACCGCGCTCGAGGTGAAAGAAGAGCTCGAAGCCATCGACGAGTTGCTCAAGCAACTCGACGAGGCCAAGAAGACGGCCCAACTCGCCATCATCGACATGGAGCAGTTGGAGAAGTTCGCCGAGCCCGGCGACATCGAAGGGCTTCAGGCGCTCCAGCAGCAGATCGAGGACTACATCAAGGAGCAGGCCGAGAAGCAGGGGCTCGAGGGCGACGGGGCCGGCAAGTTTCGGCTCACCCCGAAAGCCCTCCGGCTGTTCCAGTCCAAGATCCTCACGCAGATCTTTTCCGACATGCAGGCGTCCCGCACCGGGCGGCACCCGGACGCGGTGCAGGGCGAGGGCGCGGTCGAGTCGCCCAAAACCAAGCCCTACGAGTTCGGCGACTCGGTGTCGCAGATGGACATCCCCGCCAGCATGGTGAACGCCCTGTTGCGGGCCGGGCCGGGGCTGCCGGTGAGGATGAAGCCCGACGACATCCTGATCCACCGCACGCGCGTGAACCCGAAGGCCGCGACGTGCGTGCTGCTCGACATGAGCGGCTCCATGCGCTACGACGGGCAGTACGTGAACGTGAAGCGCATGGGCCTCGCGCTGGACGGCCTCATCCGCAGCGAGTACCCGGGCGACTTCCTCCAGTTCATCGAGATGTACACGTTCGCCAAGCCGCGGCACGTGTCCGAAATCGCCGGGCTGATGCCCAAACCCGTCACGATCTTCAGCCCGGTGGTGCGACTCAAGCAGGACATGAGCAACCCGAACGCCAGCGAGTTCCGCATCCCGCACCACTTCACCAACATCCAGCACGCGCTCCAGACGGCACGGCGGTTCCTGACCAACCAGGACACCCCGAACAAGCAGGTGGTGCTCATCACGGACGGGTTGCCGACGGCCCACTTCGAGGGCAGCACGGTGTTCATGCTGTACCCGCCGGACCCGCGCACGGAGGAAGCGACGATGCGGGAGGCGCTGCTCTGCGCCCGCGACGGCATCACCATCAACATCTTTTTGCTTCAGAACTGGAACCAGTCGCACGAAGACGTTCAGTTCGCGTACCGGATGGCCCAGGCCACAAAGGGGCGGGTCGTTTTCACCGCGGGGCGCGAGTTGGACCGGTTCGTCGTGTGGGACTACATCAAACGCCGCAAGCAGATCGTTTCTGGCTGA
- a CDS encoding SDR family oxidoreductase has protein sequence MSRELSGRRVILTGASGGIGRALGAGLVASGARVALAARSAEKLNALADELRNAGGDVIAVPTDITRAADRQHLVERAVAAFGGLDLLVNNAGVGSWGHFADSTEAICRTVMEVNFFGPIELTRLAVPHLTRGNEPAVVNVTSMCGRKGMPAWSEYSASKFALVGMSEAWRGEFARFGVDVITIVPGLTNSGFDKNWLRTDGRADLRFADGMTPEYLAEKILAAVRANKAELVVGSEARRLLRFNRFFPRLTNWLLARKVKKLYAK, from the coding sequence ATGAGTCGGGAACTGAGCGGGCGGCGGGTGATCCTGACGGGCGCCAGCGGTGGCATCGGTCGGGCGCTGGGGGCCGGGTTAGTCGCGAGCGGCGCCCGGGTCGCTCTGGCGGCGCGCAGCGCCGAGAAGCTGAACGCGCTCGCCGACGAACTCCGGAACGCCGGCGGGGATGTGATCGCGGTGCCGACCGACATCACCCGCGCCGCGGACCGGCAGCACCTCGTGGAACGCGCCGTCGCGGCGTTCGGCGGGCTCGACCTGCTGGTGAACAACGCGGGCGTTGGGAGTTGGGGGCACTTCGCCGACTCGACCGAAGCGATCTGCCGCACGGTGATGGAAGTGAACTTCTTCGGCCCGATCGAGCTGACACGGCTCGCGGTGCCGCACCTCACGCGCGGGAACGAACCCGCGGTGGTCAACGTCACCTCGATGTGCGGACGGAAGGGGATGCCCGCGTGGTCGGAATACTCCGCCAGCAAGTTCGCGCTGGTCGGAATGTCGGAGGCGTGGCGCGGCGAGTTCGCCCGGTTCGGGGTGGACGTAATCACCATCGTGCCGGGGCTGACCAACAGCGGGTTCGACAAGAACTGGCTCCGCACCGACGGCCGGGCCGATTTGCGGTTCGCGGACGGGATGACGCCCGAGTACCTCGCGGAGAAGATTTTGGCGGCGGTCCGGGCGAACAAGGCCGAACTGGTGGTCGGGTCGGAAGCGCGGCGGCTCTTGCGGTTCAACCGGTTCTTCCCGCGGTTGACCAACTGGCTGCTCGCGCGGAAGGTGAAGAAGCTGTACGCCAAATGA
- a CDS encoding AAA family ATPase produces the protein MSLASTSTPGAAAPPADLRAAAHELAQEAKLLSQKVTAEVGRVVVGAEDITRQLLIAMLAGGHVLLEGVPGVAKTTISKVFSRLLGCQYQRVQFTPDLLPSDVTGTSIFDRNKNDFVLRKGPIFTQVLLADEINRAPAKTQAALLEAMQEHQVTVDGETIPLTPPFLVMATQNPVEQEGVYRLPEAQLDRFLLRVEMGYPGHEHEVNLLKLHSKPVVDVPPMFTPETILNLQRKLPGVYGADTLYEYIVELAERSREHPDVALGASPRASLNLLRCARARAVLEGRHFFTHEDVQAVAFGVLGHRLILRPEAEIEGKRVADIVRELLEAVPVMETV, from the coding sequence ATGAGTTTGGCTTCGACCTCGACCCCGGGCGCCGCAGCGCCCCCCGCCGACCTCCGTGCGGCGGCCCACGAGTTGGCCCAGGAGGCGAAGCTCCTCAGCCAAAAAGTCACGGCAGAAGTCGGCCGCGTCGTGGTCGGGGCCGAGGACATCACCCGACAACTGCTCATCGCCATGCTGGCCGGCGGGCACGTCCTGCTCGAGGGCGTCCCCGGGGTCGCGAAGACCACCATCTCGAAGGTGTTCTCGCGCCTGCTCGGGTGCCAGTACCAGCGCGTCCAGTTCACCCCCGACCTGCTCCCGTCCGACGTGACCGGCACGTCCATCTTCGACCGCAACAAGAACGACTTCGTGCTCCGGAAGGGGCCGATCTTCACCCAGGTGCTGCTGGCCGACGAGATCAACCGCGCGCCCGCGAAGACGCAGGCGGCGCTGCTCGAAGCGATGCAGGAGCACCAGGTGACGGTGGACGGCGAAACGATCCCGCTGACGCCGCCGTTCCTGGTGATGGCGACCCAGAACCCCGTCGAGCAGGAGGGGGTGTACCGGCTGCCCGAGGCGCAGCTCGACCGGTTCCTGTTGCGGGTCGAGATGGGGTACCCGGGGCACGAGCACGAGGTGAACCTGCTGAAGCTCCACAGCAAGCCGGTCGTGGACGTGCCGCCGATGTTCACCCCGGAGACGATCCTGAACCTCCAGCGCAAGCTGCCGGGGGTGTACGGGGCGGACACGCTGTACGAGTACATCGTGGAACTGGCCGAGCGGAGCCGCGAGCACCCCGACGTGGCGCTGGGGGCCAGCCCGCGGGCGTCGCTGAACCTGCTCCGCTGCGCCCGCGCCCGCGCGGTCCTCGAAGGGCGGCACTTCTTCACGCACGAGGACGTGCAGGCGGTGGCGTTCGGGGTGCTCGGGCACCGCCTCATCCTGCGGCCCGAGGCCGAGATCGAGGGCAAGCGGGTCGCCGACATCGTCCGCGAACTCCTCGAAGCGGTCCCGGTGATGGAAACCGTCTGA
- a CDS encoding nucleotidyltransferase family protein — MEAVIPYEQRLKNDFAWALREGSMHFEEEGAVQQTLRRITKRLDDLGIVYAVGGGLALFFHGYRRFTEDVDILVTKDDLKTIHEQLEGRGYLPPFEKSKHLRDTTTGVKVEFLTTGEFPGDGKPKPVAFPNPSHVRVEGAGVWFLSLPALIELKLASGMTNPLRAKDLVDVQALVTQLKLDEHLATQLNEFVRGKYLELVQLIRDNPEPAE; from the coding sequence ATGGAAGCCGTCATCCCGTATGAACAGCGACTGAAAAACGATTTCGCCTGGGCGCTCCGGGAGGGCAGTATGCACTTCGAGGAAGAGGGCGCGGTCCAGCAGACGTTGCGCCGCATTACCAAGCGGCTCGACGATCTGGGAATCGTATACGCCGTCGGCGGGGGGCTTGCACTGTTCTTCCACGGCTACCGCCGGTTCACGGAAGATGTCGACATCCTTGTAACAAAGGATGATCTGAAAACCATTCACGAGCAACTCGAAGGCCGGGGGTACTTGCCCCCGTTCGAGAAGAGTAAGCACTTGAGGGACACGACGACCGGGGTCAAGGTCGAGTTCCTGACAACGGGCGAGTTTCCCGGCGACGGAAAGCCGAAACCGGTTGCGTTCCCGAACCCGTCCCATGTGCGTGTCGAGGGCGCAGGCGTATGGTTCCTTTCGCTCCCGGCTCTGATCGAGTTGAAGCTCGCGTCCGGAATGACAAACCCGCTCCGCGCCAAAGACCTCGTGGACGTCCAGGCACTCGTCACGCAACTGAAGCTTGACGAGCATCTCGCCACGCAGCTCAACGAGTTCGTCCGAGGAAAGTACCTTGAGTTGGTGCAACTGATTCGCGACAACCCAGAGCCCGCCGAGTAG
- a CDS encoding HD domain-containing protein, giving the protein MATFDRAVQIAAAAHAGQVDKEGQPYLLHVLRVALAVADPEARIAAVLHDVVEDTAVTLEQIRAEGFSPAVVEAVRVLTRRHGAPYAEYVIGLKANALARAVKLSDLADNSRLDRNVLTLDRFDRDRRRIVKYLVTYKFVADQIDEPTYRALMAELEDPV; this is encoded by the coding sequence ATGGCCACGTTCGATCGCGCCGTACAAATCGCTGCCGCGGCTCACGCCGGGCAGGTGGATAAGGAAGGGCAGCCGTACCTGCTGCACGTGCTCCGGGTCGCACTGGCCGTTGCGGACCCGGAGGCGCGCATCGCGGCCGTCTTGCACGACGTGGTCGAGGACACGGCCGTCACGCTCGAACAGATCCGGGCCGAAGGCTTTTCGCCGGCGGTGGTCGAAGCGGTGCGGGTGCTGACGCGCCGGCACGGCGCCCCGTACGCCGAGTACGTGATCGGCTTGAAGGCGAACGCGCTGGCGCGGGCGGTGAAGTTGTCCGACCTGGCAGACAACTCACGGCTCGACCGCAACGTACTGACCCTCGACCGGTTCGACCGGGACCGTCGGCGGATCGTCAAATATCTCGTCACGTACAAGTTCGTGGCCGACCAGATCGACGAACCGACCTACCGGGCGCTGATGGCCGAACTCGAAGACCCGGTGTGA
- a CDS encoding NIPSNAP family protein, with the protein MRRLLLLPLALVTLTLMTATTSAAEKDARVYEMRVYYAPPGKLDALNARFKNHTLKMFEKHGLTNVGYFVPVDNKENKLVYFISAPSKAARDKALQAMGGDADWKKAVADSEKDGKLVSKIESRFLTVTEYSPLLKVEKGAEERVFELRTYTATKGNLGHLNDRFKNHTIALFAKHGMTNLIYWNVLAGEKGADDTLIYLLAHKSKEAAAKSFDAFRKDPDWLAARKASEEKGGGSLTAEKNGVVSEFLVPTDYSPLK; encoded by the coding sequence ATGCGCCGCCTGTTGCTCCTTCCGCTTGCTCTCGTTACCCTCACGCTCATGACCGCCACCACTTCCGCCGCCGAGAAAGACGCCCGCGTGTACGAGATGCGGGTGTACTACGCCCCCCCGGGCAAGCTCGACGCCCTCAACGCCCGGTTCAAGAACCACACGCTCAAGATGTTCGAGAAGCACGGGCTGACCAACGTCGGCTACTTCGTGCCGGTCGATAACAAGGAAAACAAGCTCGTCTACTTCATTTCCGCTCCGAGCAAGGCGGCTCGCGACAAGGCGCTCCAGGCGATGGGCGGCGACGCGGACTGGAAGAAGGCCGTGGCGGACAGCGAGAAGGACGGCAAGCTGGTGAGCAAGATCGAATCGCGGTTCCTGACCGTCACCGAATACTCGCCGCTGCTCAAGGTCGAGAAAGGGGCGGAGGAGCGGGTGTTCGAGCTGCGCACCTACACCGCGACGAAGGGCAACCTGGGGCACCTCAACGACCGGTTCAAGAACCACACGATCGCGCTGTTCGCGAAGCACGGGATGACGAACCTGATCTACTGGAACGTGCTGGCGGGCGAGAAGGGGGCCGACGACACCCTGATTTACCTCCTCGCGCACAAGAGCAAGGAGGCCGCCGCGAAGTCGTTCGACGCGTTCCGCAAGGACCCCGACTGGCTCGCCGCTCGGAAGGCGAGCGAAGAGAAGGGCGGGGGCAGCCTGACGGCCGAAAAGAACGGCGTGGTGTCGGAGTTCCTGGTTCCGACCGACTACTCGCCGCTGAAGTGA
- a CDS encoding O-antigen ligase family protein, with protein sequence MRWLLIGYMFLFIHRPFEVWPWLGDLRVERIYMLFTLGVWAIYPGKRFLPNVQHAAYLAFGTAVLFAWAISPWSEYGQPVIEDWLKIVVFYVLLVTTIHDEEGLKHVAVGFLVVMGGYLLHSFREYLAGRHTYRMGIARMIGVDTTLGDPNSFGASIVFALPLVTALWKSGIGGKRGRLALAGYVALSALCILLTGSRSSLLGLLLWSLIVIWGTKYRFKALVFFALVAPAAFVALPESLQTRFETIINPDVGPANAKESGEGRYQGLVMGFQQWGNNPLSGIGPGAWRPANNTKIESHNLYGQLVGETGTLGAAAFVTLLVCFWMNLRAIRRVRKQMPEWQTDLVFTLPSSIGVAVFLLLFMGNFGHNLFRFTWLWYGGFLIIARHCVARRLATWEPEPEPEEEPEAELPPGWVLHGPHG encoded by the coding sequence ATGCGCTGGCTGCTCATCGGCTACATGTTCCTGTTCATCCACCGCCCCTTCGAGGTGTGGCCGTGGCTCGGCGACCTGCGCGTCGAGCGCATCTACATGCTGTTCACCCTCGGCGTGTGGGCGATCTACCCGGGCAAACGGTTCCTCCCGAACGTTCAGCACGCGGCGTACCTCGCATTCGGGACGGCGGTGCTGTTTGCGTGGGCCATCAGCCCGTGGTCCGAGTACGGGCAGCCGGTCATTGAGGACTGGCTCAAGATCGTCGTGTTTTACGTGCTGCTCGTCACCACCATCCACGACGAAGAGGGCCTGAAGCACGTCGCGGTCGGGTTCCTCGTCGTCATGGGCGGGTACCTGCTGCACTCGTTCCGCGAGTACCTCGCGGGCCGGCACACGTACCGCATGGGCATCGCCCGCATGATCGGCGTGGACACCACACTCGGCGACCCGAACAGCTTCGGCGCCAGCATCGTCTTCGCCCTCCCGCTCGTTACGGCCCTCTGGAAGAGCGGGATCGGCGGGAAGCGGGGCCGTCTGGCGCTGGCCGGGTACGTGGCACTATCGGCGCTGTGCATCCTGCTCACCGGGTCGCGGTCGTCGCTGCTGGGGCTCCTCCTCTGGTCCCTCATCGTCATCTGGGGCACGAAGTACCGGTTCAAGGCGCTGGTGTTCTTCGCGCTGGTCGCGCCCGCGGCGTTCGTCGCACTGCCCGAATCGCTCCAGACGCGGTTCGAAACCATCATCAACCCGGACGTCGGGCCGGCGAACGCCAAGGAGTCCGGTGAGGGCCGGTACCAGGGGTTGGTGATGGGGTTCCAGCAGTGGGGGAACAACCCGCTGAGCGGGATCGGGCCGGGCGCGTGGCGGCCCGCGAACAACACCAAGATCGAGTCGCACAACCTGTACGGGCAGCTCGTCGGCGAGACCGGCACGCTCGGCGCGGCCGCGTTCGTCACGCTCCTGGTGTGTTTCTGGATGAACCTGCGGGCGATCCGCCGCGTTCGTAAGCAGATGCCGGAGTGGCAAACCGACCTCGTGTTCACCCTGCCGTCCTCCATCGGGGTCGCGGTGTTCCTGCTGCTGTTCATGGGGAACTTCGGGCACAACCTGTTCCGGTTCACGTGGCTCTGGTACGGCGGCTTCCTCATCATCGCCCGACACTGCGTGGCCCGTCGGCTGGCAACCTGGGAACCCGAACCGGAGCCGGAAGAGGAACCGGAAGCCGAACTCCCTCCGGGTTGGGTACTCCACGGCCCGCACGGCTAG
- a CDS encoding magnesium protoporphyrin chelatase yields the protein MSHRPTTLNELRASGWQSKSVKHELRDNYLKALKGGETLFPGIVGYEDTVVPEVSIAVLAGHDMLFLGEKGQAKSRLMRSLVRFLDEYVPYLDLPGCPVHEDPFAPLTRAAKEHLRNTPDEQVRIAWWHRDERYAERLAPGTKFADVIGEIDPAKLAAGTSMSAEDALHFGLIPRMHRGIFAMNEIPELDELIQVGLFNILEERDVQIRGYPIQFDLDVLILFSANPSTFNRSGKVIPQLKDRIGSLIQTHYPRERALGIEIMEQEAGLDTGGAFPVFVPYFMKEIIEQISVSARKSKYVDHASGVSARFSIANYRTMISSARHRGVRLGEEPAVPRISDLGHLPTSSLGKLELDLMGSHQMGERQVLEAIIADAIRTVFEEYVDKHGLDEISDVFSKGVKIEVGDMLPSAEYAKRLKRVPKAWEKAFEVNSGASDAVRASCAEFVLAGLYASDRISRATRHGRMTYET from the coding sequence ATGAGCCACCGGCCGACCACGTTGAACGAACTCCGCGCGAGCGGCTGGCAGTCGAAGTCCGTCAAACACGAGTTACGCGACAACTACCTCAAAGCGCTGAAAGGGGGCGAAACGCTGTTCCCGGGGATCGTGGGGTACGAAGACACGGTCGTCCCCGAGGTCAGCATCGCGGTGCTGGCCGGGCACGACATGCTGTTCCTCGGCGAGAAGGGGCAGGCGAAGTCGCGCCTCATGCGGTCGCTCGTGCGGTTCCTCGACGAGTACGTTCCCTATTTGGACCTGCCGGGCTGTCCGGTCCACGAGGACCCGTTCGCCCCGCTCACGCGGGCGGCGAAGGAGCACCTCCGGAACACGCCGGACGAGCAGGTCCGGATCGCGTGGTGGCACCGCGACGAGCGGTACGCCGAACGGCTCGCCCCCGGCACCAAGTTCGCCGACGTCATCGGGGAGATCGACCCGGCGAAGCTGGCGGCCGGCACGAGCATGTCCGCCGAGGACGCGCTGCACTTCGGGCTGATCCCGCGGATGCACCGCGGCATCTTCGCGATGAACGAGATCCCGGAACTGGACGAGCTGATTCAGGTCGGTCTGTTCAACATCCTCGAAGAGCGGGACGTTCAGATCCGCGGGTACCCGATCCAGTTCGACCTGGACGTGCTGATCCTGTTCAGCGCCAACCCGAGCACCTTCAACCGCTCCGGGAAGGTGATCCCGCAGCTCAAGGACCGCATCGGCTCGCTGATCCAGACGCACTACCCGCGCGAGCGGGCGCTGGGCATCGAGATCATGGAGCAGGAAGCGGGGCTCGACACCGGCGGGGCGTTCCCGGTGTTCGTGCCGTACTTCATGAAGGAGATCATCGAGCAGATCAGCGTTTCGGCACGGAAATCGAAGTACGTGGACCACGCGAGCGGGGTGAGCGCCCGGTTCAGCATCGCGAACTACCGCACGATGATCTCCAGCGCCCGGCACCGCGGGGTGCGACTCGGCGAGGAGCCGGCGGTGCCGCGCATCTCCGATTTGGGCCACCTGCCCACTTCGTCTCTGGGCAAGCTGGAACTGGACCTGATGGGCTCGCACCAGATGGGCGAACGACAGGTGCTGGAGGCCATCATCGCCGACGCGATCCGCACCGTGTTCGAGGAGTACGTGGATAAGCACGGGTTGGACGAGATCTCCGACGTGTTCTCGAAGGGGGTGAAGATCGAGGTCGGCGACATGCTGCCATCAGCCGAGTACGCAAAGCGGTTGAAGCGCGTCCCGAAGGCGTGGGAGAAGGCGTTCGAGGTGAACTCCGGCGCGAGCGACGCGGTCCGGGCGAGTTGCGCGGAGTTCGTGCTGGCGGGGTTGTACGCCAGCGACCGCATCAGCCGGGCCACCCGCCACGGCCGCATGACCTACGAGACGTGA